From a single Vibrio toranzoniae genomic region:
- a CDS encoding metalloregulator ArsR/SmtB family transcription factor — translation MLPHQFFKLLSDETRVRCLMLIVRNECLSVGELTQGLQESQPKVSRHLAQLRSNGILTDVRQGQWVFYRLSQDLPGWMLKLIDDLIASNCLKTEYQQDIERLEAMTSRPQCCV, via the coding sequence ATGCTTCCTCACCAATTTTTCAAATTACTGTCTGATGAAACGCGAGTGCGTTGCTTAATGCTGATAGTACGCAATGAGTGCTTATCTGTGGGTGAGTTGACGCAGGGATTGCAAGAAAGTCAGCCAAAGGTTTCACGTCACCTTGCGCAGTTGCGTTCAAACGGCATTTTGACTGACGTTCGCCAAGGACAGTGGGTGTTTTACCGTTTGTCACAAGATTTACCGGGTTGGATGCTAAAGTTAATTGATGACCTTATCGCATCGAACTGTTTGAAAACTGAATATCAACAAGACATTGAACGACTAGAAGCGATGACTTCACGCCCTCAATGTTGCGTTTAA
- the rhtB gene encoding homoserine/homoserine lactone efflux protein: MDTHVWLAYVVTAILFSLAPGSGTVNSISNGLSYGTKKSLASIAGLQLGLAFHIMLVGAGIGALVAKSALAFIIIKWVGVVYLVWLGIQKWRDSSSLVASEESSTLSSGKLLRNAVLINLTNPKSIVFLVALFPQFIDPTQPQAPQLLVLGVTTVFIDSVVMLGYTSLASQMGRFIRSDRIMGKINKIFGGMFMGCGALLAAAKA; the protein is encoded by the coding sequence ATGGATACTCATGTTTGGCTTGCTTATGTCGTTACTGCGATTTTGTTTAGCTTGGCTCCGGGCTCCGGCACTGTGAATTCAATCAGTAATGGGCTAAGTTATGGCACCAAGAAATCACTCGCATCGATCGCAGGCTTACAGCTAGGCCTTGCATTCCACATCATGTTGGTGGGGGCGGGTATCGGTGCATTAGTGGCTAAATCTGCATTGGCGTTTATCATTATCAAATGGGTTGGCGTGGTTTATCTTGTTTGGTTAGGTATTCAAAAATGGCGTGATAGCTCTAGCTTAGTGGCTTCTGAAGAGAGCTCTACCCTATCGAGTGGCAAGCTGCTGAGAAATGCGGTACTTATTAACCTCACCAACCCTAAATCTATCGTATTTTTGGTGGCTCTGTTTCCTCAATTTATTGACCCGACACAACCGCAAGCACCGCAACTGTTAGTGTTAGGTGTTACGACGGTATTTATTGATAGTGTTGTTATGTTGGGTTACACCTCATTAGCTTCACAAATGGGGCGTTTTATCCGTTCAGATCGCATAATGGGTAAGATAAATAAAATATTTGGTGGTATGTTCATGGGCTGCGGTGCCTTGCTGGCTGCTGCCAAAGCTTAG
- a CDS encoding acyltransferase → MKQRILFFDLARCVAAVAVIAIHVLAPYRNELGSIPFGEWLTAITVNGFSRWAVPVFILITGALMLSDQRPFDAKYYLKRRLGKVLIPFIVWSLFYTYLSGWSALGFDADVSWDVLLNSYHHYTYYHLGFFYYFIPLYFVIPFLQIMVRKYGDKAVYGFTAVWLFTTLLFLLRIDGPWSHELWLYTGYLPLGYLLYKKIPLNKFTVGVSAGLGALALLTTVYMVVDASLIAKEYTVGRWLSYKTLNTVLAASMVFMLCRYFGEGLSEKSNQVVGFISKHSLGIYLLHPIFLWPMKAFGWYQGHPAWVIPLWIVISGAGALWMSWLVSKSEKTRWLLP, encoded by the coding sequence ATGAAGCAGCGAATTCTCTTTTTTGATTTAGCACGATGTGTCGCGGCCGTAGCGGTTATCGCGATTCATGTTTTGGCGCCTTATCGCAACGAGCTAGGATCCATTCCTTTCGGCGAATGGTTAACAGCAATCACCGTCAATGGATTCAGCCGCTGGGCGGTACCTGTCTTTATATTGATAACCGGCGCCTTGATGCTAAGCGACCAACGCCCGTTTGACGCCAAATACTACCTCAAGCGCCGCCTAGGTAAGGTACTGATACCTTTCATTGTGTGGTCGCTTTTCTATACCTACCTGTCTGGTTGGTCTGCGCTGGGCTTTGACGCCGACGTAAGTTGGGATGTGTTGCTCAATAGCTATCACCATTACACCTACTACCATCTTGGTTTCTTCTATTACTTTATCCCGCTCTACTTTGTGATTCCTTTCTTACAGATCATGGTCAGAAAGTATGGCGACAAAGCTGTTTACGGATTCACGGCGGTGTGGCTATTTACGACGTTATTGTTCTTACTGAGAATTGATGGCCCATGGAGTCATGAGTTATGGCTTTACACTGGCTACTTGCCATTGGGTTACCTGTTGTACAAGAAAATACCGCTTAACAAGTTCACCGTTGGTGTGAGTGCAGGGCTCGGTGCGCTGGCGTTGTTAACCACGGTTTACATGGTGGTTGATGCGAGCTTAATTGCTAAGGAGTACACGGTTGGCCGTTGGTTATCTTACAAGACGCTGAATACCGTATTGGCAGCAAGTATGGTGTTTATGCTGTGTCGCTATTTTGGAGAAGGGTTATCTGAAAAAAGTAATCAAGTGGTTGGTTTTATCAGTAAGCACAGTTTGGGTATCTATCTGCTGCACCCTATCTTCTTATGGCCAATGAAAGCGTTCGGTTGGTATCAAGGGCATCCTGCTTGGGTTATTCCGTTATGGATTGTGATTAGTGGCGCAGGGGCTTTATGGATGAGTTGGTTGGTATCTAAGTCCGAAAAAACACGCTGGTTATTGCCGTAG
- a CDS encoding EAL and HDOD domain-containing protein has protein sequence MTVTYVARQPILNRNKNTLGYELLFRDGERNAYPAHIESNRATYRLIVENFLSVGLNPSIPSSRCFVNFPYQSLIRRLPLSLPKDKVVVEILETCTPTDELLEAVKELYQAGYMIALDDFTSTPEWERFLRYTHIVKLDIMQMGLDEACDLVKAHQGKKFSFLAERVETEQEFQQAKEAGFKFFQGYFFSKPEIIKTKYISPEQVIAMELFQEVCKPDVDFQRVESIVAKDIALSYKLLRFVNTMSPRLEVTISSFRQALVYLGQDKLKMFVSLAVASYVSDKKPKELYGLSLQRAQFCQRMSRYQAFEGHQEQAFMIGLFSLLDALLDLSLENLVEQLPLCKSIKVALLRREGPYGTLLALEESFEHADWQQIDEHCANLGLNVEQVKTELTEARRWSHTITNQL, from the coding sequence ATGACCGTTACGTACGTTGCTCGACAACCTATCTTAAATCGTAATAAGAACACGCTTGGTTATGAACTGTTGTTTCGCGATGGAGAAAGGAATGCCTATCCAGCGCATATTGAGTCCAATCGAGCAACGTATCGTCTGATTGTTGAGAACTTCTTGTCGGTTGGACTCAACCCTTCGATTCCGTCTTCACGTTGCTTTGTTAATTTTCCGTACCAGAGCCTGATTCGTCGGCTTCCTTTAAGCTTGCCTAAAGACAAGGTCGTGGTGGAAATTCTTGAAACCTGTACACCGACCGATGAGCTCTTAGAGGCCGTTAAAGAGCTCTATCAAGCGGGTTATATGATTGCCCTTGATGATTTCACCTCAACACCTGAGTGGGAACGTTTTCTCAGGTACACGCATATTGTTAAGCTCGATATTATGCAGATGGGTTTGGATGAGGCGTGCGATTTGGTGAAGGCTCATCAAGGGAAGAAGTTTAGCTTTCTTGCAGAAAGAGTCGAAACCGAGCAAGAATTCCAGCAAGCAAAAGAGGCCGGTTTTAAGTTCTTCCAAGGCTATTTCTTTAGTAAGCCAGAAATTATCAAGACTAAGTACATTAGCCCAGAGCAAGTGATTGCCATGGAGCTATTCCAAGAAGTGTGTAAGCCTGACGTTGATTTCCAACGTGTCGAAAGCATCGTCGCGAAAGATATCGCTTTGTCCTATAAGCTGTTGCGTTTTGTGAACACCATGTCTCCACGACTTGAAGTTACCATTTCTTCATTCCGTCAGGCCTTGGTTTATCTGGGGCAAGATAAGCTGAAAATGTTTGTTTCGTTGGCGGTGGCCTCTTATGTCTCTGATAAAAAACCAAAAGAGCTATACGGTTTGTCTTTGCAGCGCGCACAATTTTGCCAGCGTATGTCTCGCTACCAAGCATTTGAAGGGCACCAAGAGCAAGCCTTTATGATTGGTTTGTTTTCGTTGTTGGATGCGCTGCTCGACCTGTCGCTAGAGAACCTTGTCGAGCAGTTACCGTTATGTAAAAGCATCAAAGTCGCTCTGCTTCGTAGAGAGGGGCCTTATGGCACATTATTGGCGCTTGAAGAGAGTTTTGAACATGCAGATTGGCAACAGATCGATGAGCATTGCGCAAATCTAGGGCTGAACGTGGAGCAGGTTAAAACAGAGCTCACTGAGGCTCGACGCTGGAGCCATACGATCACCAACCAGCTTTGA
- a CDS encoding EVE domain-containing protein gives MAYWLFKTEPDTFSIQTLRVQKTSCWEGVRNYQARNMMRDDVKLGDLVMIYHSSCKKVGVAGIAKVTREAYPDHFQFDPESDYYDPKSSPDNPRWIMVDVEFVRVTERLIPLATLKAMPELSEMPLVKRGNRLSIMPVTEQEWRAILSKEVLSSR, from the coding sequence ATGGCATATTGGTTATTTAAAACAGAACCCGACACCTTTTCTATTCAAACTCTTAGGGTACAAAAAACCTCTTGTTGGGAGGGGGTACGCAACTATCAGGCTCGAAACATGATGCGTGATGACGTCAAACTTGGAGATCTGGTGATGATATACCATTCATCATGTAAAAAAGTTGGCGTAGCGGGGATCGCGAAAGTAACCAGAGAAGCCTACCCAGACCATTTTCAATTCGATCCCGAGAGTGATTACTACGATCCTAAATCTTCACCAGACAACCCGCGCTGGATTATGGTGGATGTCGAGTTTGTGCGAGTAACTGAGCGATTGATTCCTTTAGCAACCTTGAAAGCCATGCCAGAGCTATCAGAAATGCCGCTGGTGAAGCGCGGTAATCGCTTGTCCATCATGCCTGTTACCGAGCAGGAGTGGCGGGCTATTTTAAGTAAAGAAGTACTCAGTTCTCGTTAA
- a CDS encoding DUF2500 domain-containing protein — protein sequence MPNSLFFSIFALAVLAAWAFLVFYRKHMQGENAPEKKVNVTVLDKQSIDLPDVEPGQEDQEYWIYVQRGVVGPKREFQVGIHYFHALNPGDKGTLTYQGDKFLHFALKR from the coding sequence ATGCCCAATTCACTCTTTTTTTCTATCTTTGCACTCGCAGTTCTAGCGGCTTGGGCATTTCTTGTTTTCTACCGAAAACACATGCAAGGCGAAAATGCACCAGAAAAGAAAGTGAACGTCACGGTACTAGATAAACAGTCCATCGACCTTCCTGACGTAGAACCAGGTCAAGAAGATCAAGAGTACTGGATTTACGTTCAACGAGGTGTCGTTGGTCCGAAACGAGAATTCCAAGTCGGCATCCACTACTTTCACGCGCTTAATCCAGGCGATAAAGGAACCCTAACCTATCAAGGTGATAAATTCTTGCACTTTGCATTGAAACGCTAA
- a CDS encoding cyclin-dependent kinase inhibitor 3 family protein, with product MTHPTWQLDLETGALVLTPCPGTKEAGLDASLAQLKAQGVEAIVTALDSQELASKNVSELGDKAQALGMQWFQIEIEDDCAPGADFSAKWQAASPALHQVVDNGGKVTMHCMGGSGRTGLLAAHLLLEKSWDLSKIVQEVQSLRPGAFTKPIQVEYINGVASA from the coding sequence ATGACACACCCAACATGGCAACTAGATTTAGAAACTGGTGCGTTAGTGCTTACTCCGTGCCCAGGCACCAAAGAAGCTGGCCTAGATGCATCTCTGGCTCAACTTAAAGCGCAAGGTGTAGAAGCGATTGTGACAGCTTTAGACAGTCAAGAACTGGCGAGCAAGAATGTTTCTGAGCTAGGTGACAAAGCGCAAGCATTAGGCATGCAGTGGTTCCAGATCGAGATTGAAGACGATTGTGCGCCAGGCGCTGATTTTTCTGCGAAATGGCAAGCGGCTAGCCCTGCGTTACACCAAGTGGTGGATAACGGCGGTAAGGTTACGATGCATTGCATGGGCGGCTCAGGCCGTACTGGTTTGTTGGCCGCACACTTGTTGTTAGAAAAGAGCTGGGATCTGAGCAAGATTGTTCAAGAAGTACAGTCACTTCGCCCGGGTGCCTTCACTAAACCAATCCAGGTTGAGTATATCAACGGCGTAGCTTCTGCGTAG
- a CDS encoding lysoplasmalogenase produces MWSWLAVSLSGIGAIAGTKHGHIGQALSYKVFTFVLLAVIALTQSVVADFTYWLVAGLVVSAIADVLHSLTQKRTLYFVCFLVAQLCYSKAFWLQLSGEMVWWLFALLLAACIVAFFLLLPRLDKLVFPVVIMGMVLIQLAWAAGEVWLLDPQLSHAVGFVGCSVLLISALAYALNCYRSPIKGAYFWVTGSYFLAHALIVASLTI; encoded by the coding sequence ATGTGGAGTTGGTTAGCGGTTTCCTTGTCTGGTATTGGAGCAATAGCAGGAACGAAACATGGACATATCGGTCAGGCTTTATCGTATAAGGTCTTTACCTTTGTATTATTGGCGGTCATTGCTTTAACTCAGTCTGTCGTCGCTGATTTTACCTATTGGTTGGTGGCAGGGTTGGTTGTCTCTGCGATTGCCGATGTCCTTCACTCTCTCACTCAAAAACGTACTCTGTATTTTGTTTGTTTTTTGGTGGCTCAACTCTGTTACAGCAAAGCATTTTGGTTACAACTGTCGGGAGAAATGGTCTGGTGGTTGTTCGCATTGCTATTGGCGGCATGTATCGTCGCTTTCTTCTTATTATTACCCCGTTTAGACAAACTTGTCTTTCCTGTGGTTATCATGGGTATGGTGCTTATTCAGCTGGCATGGGCTGCTGGTGAGGTCTGGTTGCTGGATCCTCAACTGTCGCATGCGGTTGGTTTTGTTGGTTGTAGCGTATTGCTGATTTCCGCATTGGCGTATGCTTTAAATTGTTATCGTAGCCCAATCAAGGGGGCCTATTTTTGGGTAACAGGCAGTTACTTTCTCGCACATGCTCTTATTGTTGCTTCCCTTACCATTTAG
- the arsJ gene encoding organoarsenical effux MFS transporter ArsJ gives MFSNLSKSVRQYMLVTFNYWNFTITDGALRMLVVLYFYDLGYSSLEIASLFLFYEFFGVVTNLIGGWLGARLGLNKTMNIGLGMQVVALGMLAVPTAMLTIPWVMAAQALSGIAKDLNKMSAKSSIKTLVPDEQQGALYKWIAILTGSKNALKGAGFFIGGLLLSTIGFQYAVLAMAAVLTLVFIGSVVSLEADMGKAKTKPKFKQIFSKSESINILSAARMFLFGARDVWFVIALPIYLGSVFGWDHSWVGGFLAAWTIAYGFVQGIAPKITGKAQGKVPDGHAALLWAGALAIVTAGIAYAVQIGWQPELAIIGGLMVFGAIFAVNSSLHSYLIVSYAKGDGVSLDVGFYYMANAMGRLIGTILSGLVFQMAGLSACLWVSFVFLAITTVISLRLPKVPQTSAA, from the coding sequence ATGTTTTCAAATCTAAGTAAGAGCGTTCGTCAATACATGTTAGTGACTTTCAACTACTGGAACTTCACCATTACTGATGGTGCACTCCGTATGCTGGTGGTCCTGTATTTTTACGATCTTGGCTACAGTTCGTTAGAGATCGCCTCACTGTTCCTTTTCTATGAATTCTTTGGTGTGGTCACTAATCTAATCGGTGGCTGGTTAGGGGCTCGTCTTGGACTTAATAAAACGATGAACATCGGCTTAGGGATGCAAGTCGTGGCCTTGGGGATGCTCGCGGTGCCAACGGCAATGTTGACCATTCCTTGGGTAATGGCGGCGCAGGCCTTATCTGGTATCGCTAAAGACCTCAATAAGATGAGTGCCAAGAGTTCGATTAAGACTCTGGTTCCTGATGAACAACAAGGCGCGCTTTATAAGTGGATTGCGATTCTGACCGGATCTAAGAATGCGCTTAAAGGTGCAGGGTTCTTTATTGGTGGTTTGTTGCTTTCTACAATTGGCTTCCAATACGCGGTGTTGGCGATGGCGGCTGTACTGACCTTGGTTTTCATTGGTAGTGTGGTGAGCTTAGAAGCGGACATGGGTAAAGCGAAAACAAAACCTAAGTTCAAACAGATTTTTTCTAAATCTGAATCCATCAACATTCTGTCTGCGGCACGCATGTTCCTGTTTGGTGCTCGTGATGTGTGGTTTGTGATTGCTCTACCTATTTATCTAGGCAGCGTGTTTGGTTGGGACCATTCATGGGTGGGTGGCTTCTTAGCGGCTTGGACCATCGCTTACGGCTTTGTACAGGGCATTGCACCTAAGATTACCGGTAAAGCGCAAGGCAAGGTACCTGATGGCCATGCTGCGCTATTGTGGGCCGGTGCATTGGCTATTGTGACGGCTGGTATTGCGTATGCGGTACAGATAGGCTGGCAACCAGAACTAGCTATCATTGGTGGCTTGATGGTGTTTGGCGCTATCTTTGCGGTAAACTCATCACTACACTCATATTTGATTGTGAGTTATGCGAAAGGCGATGGTGTGTCGCTTGATGTTGGTTTCTATTATATGGCGAATGCGATGGGCCGTTTGATTGGCACCATTCTGTCGGGTTTGGTATTTCAAATGGCCGGTTTGTCTGCGTGTTTGTGGGTATCGTTCGTGTTCTTAGCGATAACGACGGTGATTTCTTTGCGTTTACCTAAGGTGCCGCAAACATCTGCCGCATAG
- a CDS encoding alpha/beta fold hydrolase, whose protein sequence is MENHSVTPFSYTQEPQFEQAIRHLIPTLWQQRKEGYITSSGKKKLYWCSLTSSTHTKAIVIANGRIECCLKYQELFYDLYQQGYDVYSFDHQGQGQSERMVTDSDIGHIHEFDDYVSDMSDIIDSFDLSKYDNRYLLAHSMGSTIATRYLQTHPEQPFDKVTLCAPMFGINTEWYLKPIAMVVGQVLTAYHIKPVYAPGQQAYNSKPFETNLLSHSQVRYQWFRNLYEESPALQVGGASTRWVWQGLMAAKQSIQQTRQIKIPLLLIQAGEEKIVSNDAQIKFINKLRKTNPVCQLKVIEGSRHEVLFEQDKYRNQTLDAIIQFFV, encoded by the coding sequence ATGGAAAACCACAGTGTCACCCCGTTTTCTTACACGCAAGAACCTCAGTTCGAGCAAGCGATTAGACACCTGATCCCTACCCTTTGGCAACAACGAAAAGAAGGGTATATAACATCATCTGGTAAAAAGAAACTGTATTGGTGTAGCTTAACCTCATCAACACACACCAAAGCCATTGTGATTGCCAATGGTCGTATCGAATGTTGCTTAAAATACCAAGAGCTATTTTATGATCTCTACCAGCAAGGTTATGACGTTTATTCATTTGACCACCAAGGTCAAGGTCAGTCAGAACGAATGGTAACAGACTCTGACATTGGTCACATTCATGAGTTTGATGATTATGTATCCGACATGTCTGACATCATTGACAGTTTTGACCTTAGCAAGTATGACAATCGTTACTTGTTGGCTCACTCAATGGGCAGCACTATTGCTACACGCTACTTGCAAACACACCCCGAACAGCCGTTTGACAAAGTCACCCTGTGCGCTCCGATGTTTGGTATCAATACCGAGTGGTATCTTAAGCCGATCGCGATGGTTGTTGGACAAGTACTCACCGCCTACCATATCAAGCCTGTCTATGCTCCAGGTCAACAAGCGTACAACTCAAAGCCATTTGAAACTAACCTGCTAAGCCACAGTCAGGTACGTTATCAATGGTTCCGAAACTTATATGAAGAGTCTCCCGCATTACAAGTAGGCGGAGCGAGTACCCGTTGGGTATGGCAAGGGTTAATGGCGGCAAAACAGTCAATCCAGCAAACTCGTCAAATCAAAATTCCGTTGCTATTGATTCAGGCTGGGGAAGAGAAGATTGTCAGTAACGATGCTCAAATAAAGTTCATCAATAAGCTAAGAAAAACCAACCCCGTTTGCCAATTAAAGGTCATTGAAGGCTCTAGGCATGAGGTGTTATTTGAACAAGATAAATACCGTAACCAAACTCTGGATGCCATTATTCAGTTTTTTGTTTAG
- a CDS encoding Cof-type HAD-IIB family hydrolase yields MTIPALKDSVKIVASDLDGTLLAPDHQLSDFTKQTLTKLHDQGYTFIFATGRHHVDVAGIREIAGIPAYMITSNGARVHDQNDQLMYSQNVPQELVQPVIDIVRQDPNIFVHMYQDEDWLLDREDEMLAKFHSESGFSYKRFEADNAPSDGIAKVFFTHPEQDHEYLVTFEQKLRDTFGDKLNIAFSTPWCLEVMAAEVSKGHALDAVAKSLNLTLDNCIAFGDGMNDAEMLAMAGKGLIMGTSHEKVMKALPDNEVIGSNADDAVAHYLEKHLL; encoded by the coding sequence ATGACTATTCCTGCACTAAAAGATTCCGTGAAAATCGTTGCCTCTGATTTAGATGGTACGCTACTAGCACCTGATCATCAGCTCAGCGATTTTACTAAACAAACACTCACGAAGTTACACGACCAAGGTTATACCTTTATCTTCGCAACAGGTCGCCACCATGTCGATGTGGCAGGTATTCGTGAGATCGCTGGGATTCCGGCCTATATGATCACTTCAAACGGTGCACGTGTGCACGACCAGAATGATCAACTAATGTATAGCCAGAACGTGCCTCAGGAATTAGTACAACCGGTTATTGATATTGTTCGTCAAGATCCAAACATCTTTGTTCACATGTACCAAGATGAAGATTGGCTGCTGGATCGTGAAGATGAGATGCTGGCTAAATTTCACAGTGAGTCTGGCTTTAGCTACAAGCGCTTCGAAGCGGATAACGCACCAAGTGACGGCATTGCGAAAGTCTTCTTCACACACCCAGAGCAAGACCATGAATACCTAGTGACGTTTGAGCAAAAGCTAAGAGATACGTTTGGCGACAAACTGAACATCGCTTTTTCAACGCCTTGGTGTCTAGAAGTGATGGCAGCAGAAGTATCGAAAGGCCATGCGTTAGACGCTGTCGCGAAATCTCTGAACCTGACACTGGATAACTGCATTGCCTTTGGTGATGGCATGAACGATGCTGAGATGCTGGCTATGGCGGGTAAAGGCCTGATCATGGGCACATCGCATGAGAAAGTGATGAAAGCCCTGCCAGACAATGAAGTGATTGGTAGCAACGCAGACGATGCGGTTGCTCACTACTTAGAAAAACACCTACTTTAA
- a CDS encoding ArsJ-associated glyceraldehyde-3-phosphate dehydrogenase: MTVKVGINGFGRIGRLALRAAFDWAELEFVQINDVAGDTATLAHLLEFDSVQGRWNHEVSVEGDEMIINGQRIKTTKERDIDAIDWSGCDVVIEATGVHRKTSFLNKYLEQGVKRVVVSAPVKEEGIANIVVGVNDNIFDPAVHKIVTAASCTTNCIAPVVKVINEKLGIENASFTTIHDLTNTQTILDAPHKDLRRARACGMSLIPTTTGSAKAIVEIFPELENRINGHAVRVPLANASLTDIIFEVKQDTTAEEVNAMLKEASENELKGILGFEERPLVSIDYKGDQRSTIVDALSTMLVGKRMVKIYAWYDNEMGYATRTAELVRTVGLA; this comes from the coding sequence ATGACAGTCAAAGTAGGTATCAATGGTTTTGGCCGTATCGGCCGTCTAGCACTTCGCGCAGCATTCGATTGGGCTGAGCTAGAGTTTGTACAAATTAATGACGTTGCTGGCGACACCGCGACATTGGCGCACCTTTTAGAGTTCGACTCAGTGCAAGGTCGTTGGAACCACGAAGTATCGGTTGAAGGCGATGAGATGATCATCAACGGTCAACGCATCAAAACCACTAAAGAGCGCGACATCGATGCGATCGATTGGTCTGGCTGTGATGTGGTTATCGAAGCGACCGGTGTTCACCGTAAGACATCTTTCCTAAACAAATACCTAGAGCAGGGCGTGAAGCGCGTTGTGGTATCGGCGCCAGTGAAAGAAGAAGGCATCGCAAACATTGTTGTTGGTGTGAACGACAACATCTTCGACCCAGCAGTACACAAAATCGTAACCGCAGCGTCTTGTACAACAAACTGTATCGCGCCAGTGGTTAAAGTGATCAACGAGAAGCTTGGTATCGAAAATGCGTCTTTCACGACGATTCACGATCTAACCAACACGCAAACTATCCTAGATGCACCCCACAAGGACTTACGTCGTGCACGTGCATGTGGCATGAGCCTTATCCCGACAACTACGGGCAGTGCTAAAGCGATTGTTGAGATCTTCCCTGAGCTTGAAAACCGTATCAACGGCCACGCGGTTCGTGTACCACTAGCGAACGCTTCTCTGACAGACATCATCTTCGAAGTGAAGCAAGACACAACAGCAGAAGAAGTTAACGCGATGCTGAAAGAAGCGTCTGAGAACGAACTGAAAGGCATTCTTGGTTTTGAAGAACGCCCACTGGTTTCTATCGATTACAAAGGCGACCAACGTTCAACTATCGTAGATGCACTATCAACCATGTTGGTAGGTAAGCGCATGGTTAAGATCTACGCTTGGTACGACAACGAGATGGGCTACGCGACACGTACCGCTGAGCTTGTACGTACAGTTGGTCTCGCATAA